From a region of the Acinetobacter calcoaceticus genome:
- a CDS encoding ABC transporter permease, which translates to MFASILRELNYLKSNKWDLCMVTLIPAFIIFLFSSMFYAGKAEHLPIAIIDQDQSELSRNIEKYLSLNHTVDIKTITASSTEAEQLLNETKIWGYVFIPDGAEKRFVKAQDAQISIAFNQSFFSVGNTISSAMLVSTLNALADYAGQSYLANSIPYLDVPTAHVKISTLYNPSMSYEFYLEPFMVPAVLHLLLCCCVAFAIGQELKRNTLTQWVNRENFIQGLLAKNLLYSLIFCVWTWLWMFWLVEIRGWFVAGSLSLLLVAQFLLYFAYALISSTVILATKNLSKTFGFIAVYGGSSLSFAGVTLPLNNAPIFTKFWSLIIPYTPYAKLQTEQWVIGSPLFISMIPFLILLGYCLIYFFLSSLLLKKLIRGATP; encoded by the coding sequence ATGTTTGCCAGTATATTACGTGAACTAAACTATCTAAAAAGCAATAAATGGGATTTGTGCATGGTGACACTCATCCCTGCTTTTATCATTTTTTTGTTTAGCAGCATGTTTTACGCAGGTAAAGCTGAGCACTTACCGATTGCGATTATTGATCAGGACCAAAGTGAACTCAGCCGCAATATTGAAAAGTATCTTTCGTTAAATCATACGGTAGATATTAAAACGATTACGGCAAGCTCAACTGAAGCTGAACAATTACTGAACGAAACTAAAATCTGGGGTTATGTTTTCATTCCAGACGGTGCTGAAAAGCGTTTTGTGAAAGCACAAGATGCTCAAATCAGTATTGCTTTTAACCAGTCTTTTTTTAGTGTCGGGAATACGATTTCTTCAGCAATGCTAGTGAGTACACTTAATGCTTTAGCAGACTATGCAGGTCAAAGTTATCTTGCAAATAGTATTCCCTATTTAGACGTACCTACGGCGCATGTAAAAATATCAACACTCTATAACCCCAGCATGAGCTATGAGTTTTATTTAGAGCCATTTATGGTTCCTGCCGTATTGCATCTGTTGCTATGTTGCTGTGTTGCTTTTGCAATTGGACAAGAACTAAAACGTAACACACTCACTCAATGGGTGAACCGAGAAAATTTTATTCAAGGCTTATTGGCTAAAAATTTGCTCTATAGCCTTATTTTTTGTGTATGGACCTGGTTATGGATGTTTTGGCTAGTTGAAATCCGTGGCTGGTTCGTAGCAGGTTCTCTTAGTTTATTGCTGGTTGCACAATTCCTACTTTATTTTGCCTATGCTTTGATTAGCAGCACAGTTATTCTCGCGACCAAAAATTTAAGTAAAACTTTTGGGTTTATTGCCGTCTATGGTGGCTCATCTTTAAGTTTTGCAGGCGTTACTTTGCCTTTAAATAATGCACCGATTTTCACTAAATTTTGGTCACTCATTATTCCCTATACACCTTATGCCAAGCTGCAAACCGAACAATGGGTGATTGGTAGTCCACTTTTCATTTCAATGATTCCTTTTTTAATACTTCTGGGTTACTGCCTTATTTACTTCTTTTTAAGCTCTCTGCTGCTTAAAAAATTAATTCGGGGAGCAACTCCATGA
- a CDS encoding TolC family protein — translation MPVHRYRQSIFPFSFKPKHLALALGFFCTNHLYAQSLSYAEAEQQALKSSYSTQANQALQQASQLEAEAVKGLGLPRVDLNVRAYAFHSETDVPLASFKQKLENDLSQGFNDKLSQWNNVIPSDVLGQVQEGANQTIHDGINRFPDYANLTVEDQVVRPSISVVMPLYTGGLTSSAKKIANIQAQRSELSSQQQQDIQRFEVVQSYFNVQLQQQLVASSLFNFNAMQKHYSNALKLEQQGFISKGQRMQFEVARNNAERTLQNTQANLNASRFSLNNLLHQQNNINLSTPLFVNNTPSQSLESLLTSYSQKSSLVQKMQMDTRLANVNIQAQQAAKKPSLFAFGEYALDENENWIVGVMAKYNLFSGVDKNKNIHAAELKRYASELMTERTKQEIEALLNKSYNELNSAQQSHQLLQRNLNAAQENLRIQELSFREGMGTATQVIDAQNALSALKTEMALNAYKYVMSLATLLQSHGSIDQFKAYVNQPHTDYIR, via the coding sequence ATGCCAGTACATCGATATAGACAGTCTATTTTTCCCTTTTCATTTAAACCAAAACATCTTGCTTTGGCTTTAGGATTTTTTTGCACAAATCATTTATATGCTCAAAGCTTAAGCTATGCTGAAGCAGAGCAGCAAGCTTTGAAAAGTTCATATAGTACTCAAGCCAATCAAGCATTACAGCAAGCATCTCAATTAGAAGCTGAAGCAGTAAAAGGACTCGGATTACCTCGAGTTGATTTAAATGTTAGAGCATATGCCTTTCATAGCGAAACAGACGTACCCCTCGCCTCTTTTAAACAAAAGCTTGAGAATGATTTAAGTCAGGGATTCAACGATAAACTTTCGCAGTGGAACAATGTCATTCCATCGGATGTGCTGGGGCAAGTTCAAGAAGGCGCAAATCAAACTATCCATGATGGTATAAATCGATTTCCCGATTATGCGAATCTGACTGTAGAAGATCAGGTCGTGCGTCCTTCTATTTCGGTCGTTATGCCACTCTATACAGGTGGTTTAACCAGCAGTGCAAAAAAAATAGCCAACATTCAAGCGCAGCGTTCGGAACTTTCAAGTCAGCAACAACAAGATATACAGCGGTTTGAAGTGGTACAAAGTTATTTTAATGTTCAATTACAGCAGCAGCTGGTAGCAAGTAGTTTATTCAACTTTAATGCCATGCAAAAACATTACAGCAATGCACTAAAACTCGAACAACAAGGGTTTATTAGTAAAGGGCAACGCATGCAGTTTGAAGTAGCTCGTAATAATGCGGAACGGACTTTACAAAATACTCAAGCCAACTTAAATGCCAGTCGCTTTAGTCTTAATAATCTTTTACATCAACAAAATAATATAAATTTAAGTACACCATTATTTGTAAATAACACTCCAAGCCAGTCTTTAGAATCACTTTTGACCAGTTATTCGCAAAAATCAAGCCTTGTACAAAAAATGCAGATGGATACTCGACTGGCCAATGTAAACATTCAAGCTCAACAAGCCGCAAAAAAACCAAGTCTATTTGCCTTTGGTGAATATGCTCTTGATGAAAATGAAAACTGGATTGTCGGTGTAATGGCAAAATACAACCTATTTTCAGGCGTTGATAAAAATAAGAATATCCATGCTGCCGAACTCAAACGTTATGCTTCTGAACTTATGACTGAACGCACAAAACAAGAAATTGAGGCACTTCTGAATAAGTCATATAACGAGCTCAACTCTGCTCAGCAAAGTCATCAGCTTTTACAAAGAAATCTAAATGCCGCTCAAGAAAACTTGCGTATTCAAGAATTGTCTTTCCGTGAAGGAATGGGTACAGCAACCCAAGTGATTGATGCACAAAATGCATTAAGTGCTTTAAAAACTGAAATGGCTTTAAATGCCTATAAATATGTCATGTCACTCGCGACTCTATTGCAAAGTCACGGTTCAATTGACCAGTTCAAAGCTTACGTTAATCAACCCCATACCGACTATATCCGTTAA
- the serC gene encoding 3-phosphoserine/phosphohydroxythreonine transaminase: MRAYNFCAGPAALPTAVLEKAQQEMLDWHGKGLSIMEMSHRSADYVAMAEKAEADLRKLMNIPENYKVLFLQGGASLQFSAIPLNLLGKNTKADYIDTGIWSEKALKEAKRYGDINVVEAGIKVDGKFAISEQSEWNLSDDAAYVHYADNETIGGLQFAGIPDVKAPLVCDYSSSILSAPLDVTKFGLIYAGAQKNIGPAGLTIVIIRDDLLDQAKPEIPSILKYGDQAKNGSMVNTPSTYAWYLSGLVFEWLLEQGGVDAIHKINLAKAHSLYGYIDSSDFYNNPIAIPNRSIMNVPFTLADEALEKQFLKEAEANHLLNLAGHRSVGGMRASIYNAVPLEGVQALISFMDDFAKRNG, translated from the coding sequence ATGCGCGCGTACAATTTCTGTGCTGGTCCTGCTGCATTACCTACTGCCGTTTTAGAAAAAGCTCAACAAGAAATGTTGGATTGGCATGGTAAAGGTCTATCCATCATGGAAATGAGTCATCGTAGTGCGGACTATGTTGCTATGGCTGAAAAAGCTGAAGCAGATTTACGCAAGTTAATGAATATTCCAGAAAACTATAAAGTACTGTTTTTACAAGGGGGAGCGTCATTACAATTTTCTGCGATTCCTTTAAACCTTTTAGGTAAGAACACTAAAGCTGATTATATTGATACGGGCATCTGGTCTGAAAAAGCGTTAAAAGAAGCAAAACGTTATGGCGACATTAATGTTGTAGAAGCTGGTATTAAAGTAGATGGTAAGTTCGCAATTTCTGAACAAAGTGAATGGAATTTATCTGACGATGCAGCCTATGTACATTATGCAGATAATGAAACGATTGGTGGATTACAGTTTGCAGGAATTCCTGATGTAAAAGCACCACTCGTTTGTGACTATTCATCAAGTATTTTATCTGCTCCATTAGATGTGACCAAGTTTGGTTTGATCTATGCTGGCGCACAAAAAAATATCGGTCCTGCTGGTTTAACAATTGTCATTATTCGTGATGACTTACTTGATCAAGCTAAACCAGAAATTCCAAGCATCTTAAAATATGGTGACCAAGCGAAAAATGGTTCTATGGTGAATACACCATCGACTTACGCTTGGTACTTGTCTGGCTTGGTATTTGAATGGTTGCTAGAGCAGGGTGGGGTAGATGCTATCCATAAAATTAACCTCGCAAAAGCTCACTCATTATATGGTTATATCGACTCAAGTGACTTCTACAATAACCCGATTGCAATTCCAAACCGTTCAATTATGAATGTACCATTTACTTTGGCAGACGAAGCTTTAGAAAAGCAATTCTTAAAAGAAGCCGAAGCAAACCATTTGTTAAATTTGGCAGGTCACCGTTCTGTCGGTGGTATGCGTGCAAGTATTTATAACGCGGTGCCTTTAGAAGGCGTACAGGCTTTAATTAGCTTTATGGATGATTTTGCAAAGCGTAATGGTTAA
- a CDS encoding ABC transporter permease: MKEFLKAYGQTFKDIVSNSSVFTTLILSVILYSFFYPTAYKAERAESIPIVIVDEEQSLLTSQLIGQSANSPHVHIVTVTSNFLQAEQMVREQKADGILLLPSNLTQSLRRGETGGIGLYLSTTNFLKTKEIGLGLATSIEATLKEYIEKFGQRTHFQPALSIHQVPLFNPLSGYGSYIFPAVAGLIIHQTIVLGLAMLIASYREQHQKITSARFAGIFASIFTIGCLGCFYLFGFTLWFNDYPHGGNFTGLLVAVPIFIGCVIGLGMLIGSLLDMPERAGHIIVFSSVPLFLLTGAAWPHQAMPEWLQWFAWCLPSTHAVQMFVQLNQMGVPLATVVPKLIFLAIAGLILMCLAYYRLVKKSSS; the protein is encoded by the coding sequence ATGAAAGAGTTTTTAAAGGCTTATGGGCAAACATTTAAAGATATTGTTAGTAATAGCTCGGTTTTCACAACTCTGATTTTATCGGTCATTCTTTATAGCTTTTTTTATCCTACCGCCTATAAAGCTGAGCGTGCAGAATCAATTCCAATTGTGATTGTTGATGAAGAACAAAGCCTATTAACCTCTCAATTAATCGGCCAAAGTGCAAATAGCCCGCATGTTCATATTGTTACCGTTACAAGCAATTTTTTACAAGCGGAACAAATGGTTCGTGAACAAAAAGCCGATGGTATTTTGCTTTTACCAAGCAACTTAACGCAGAGCTTACGCCGAGGAGAAACAGGTGGAATTGGCTTATATCTAAGCACAACAAATTTTTTAAAAACTAAAGAAATTGGTTTAGGTCTAGCAACATCGATTGAAGCGACCTTAAAAGAATATATTGAAAAATTTGGACAACGTACGCATTTCCAACCAGCGCTTTCTATTCATCAAGTGCCTCTATTTAACCCGCTTTCAGGCTATGGAAGCTATATCTTTCCAGCTGTTGCAGGTTTAATTATCCATCAAACTATTGTGTTAGGTTTAGCGATGCTAATCGCAAGCTACCGTGAACAGCACCAAAAAATCACAAGTGCTCGCTTTGCTGGAATTTTTGCAAGTATATTTACCATTGGCTGTTTAGGCTGTTTTTATCTTTTTGGCTTTACCTTGTGGTTCAATGATTATCCACACGGTGGAAACTTCACGGGTTTACTAGTTGCTGTTCCTATTTTTATTGGTTGTGTGATTGGGCTAGGCATGTTGATTGGTTCACTTTTAGATATGCCAGAACGTGCCGGACATATTATTGTGTTTAGCTCTGTACCTTTATTCTTACTAACTGGTGCTGCATGGCCTCATCAAGCAATGCCTGAATGGTTACAATGGTTTGCTTGGTGTTTACCCTCTACACATGCCGTACAAATGTTTGTACAACTTAATCAGATGGGTGTTCCTTTAGCAACGGTTGTACCAAAATTGATATTTCTTGCGATAGCTGGATTAATATTAATGTGCTTAGCTTATTATCGACTTGTTAAAAAATCTTCTTCATAA
- a CDS encoding HlyD family secretion protein has product MNQESSHSEQDSLAADTVETNQSQENDQASDKPESNINKGDSQPSKNSKLKLIIGLIIIALLGLIIFGLWKSYQPKPIELQGRVEAETIHVSTKVPSRIEEIYVQEGQKISKGQPLVCLVSPEIEAKKQQALATLQSALAFQSTVDRGSQQENIDTLYANWQSTKAQANLAKTTYQRGENLYKQGVISRQRRDEMLAAQTSAQELSEASYQQYARAKRGSTSQQKSTADAQVEIAKAAVGEAKALEEETRLLSPISGTVSKTYGKPSELVAMGVPVVSILEDDDLWVSLNVGENQYASVYKDKTLEGFIPALNQNVTFKIKNIDAEGEFATIKTTRQTGGYDIRSFKLHLVPEKPVQDLKVGMSVLFKIKEEK; this is encoded by the coding sequence ATGAATCAAGAATCATCTCATTCAGAACAAGATTCTCTTGCTGCGGATACGGTAGAAACGAATCAATCTCAAGAAAATGATCAAGCGAGTGATAAGCCAGAATCAAACATAAATAAAGGTGACTCTCAACCATCTAAAAACTCTAAACTTAAACTGATTATTGGTCTGATCATTATTGCGCTATTAGGGTTAATTATTTTTGGTTTGTGGAAAAGTTATCAGCCGAAACCTATTGAACTACAAGGTCGTGTTGAAGCCGAAACTATTCATGTGAGTACGAAAGTTCCAAGTCGTATTGAAGAAATTTATGTACAAGAAGGCCAGAAAATTTCAAAAGGTCAGCCACTTGTTTGTTTAGTTAGCCCAGAAATAGAAGCTAAAAAGCAACAAGCCTTGGCAACCTTACAATCAGCTTTAGCATTTCAATCTACGGTAGACCGCGGTTCTCAACAGGAAAATATCGATACTCTTTATGCCAACTGGCAAAGTACGAAAGCACAAGCAAACCTTGCAAAAACCACTTACCAACGTGGTGAAAATTTATATAAACAAGGTGTAATTTCACGTCAAAGACGAGATGAAATGCTAGCGGCACAAACTTCTGCCCAAGAATTAAGTGAGGCCTCTTACCAACAATATGCACGTGCAAAACGTGGCAGTACGAGCCAGCAAAAATCGACGGCAGATGCACAGGTTGAAATTGCAAAAGCAGCTGTAGGCGAAGCAAAAGCGCTAGAGGAAGAGACACGTTTACTTTCCCCTATTTCCGGCACAGTTTCAAAAACTTATGGTAAGCCTTCTGAGTTAGTGGCTATGGGCGTGCCAGTTGTCAGCATTTTAGAAGATGATGATTTATGGGTAAGTTTAAACGTAGGTGAAAATCAATATGCCTCTGTTTATAAAGATAAAACCCTTGAAGGTTTTATTCCTGCACTTAATCAGAATGTGACTTTTAAAATTAAAAATATTGATGCTGAAGGTGAATTTGCCACGATTAAAACTACTCGCCAAACTGGAGGCTATGATATTCGTAGCTTTAAACTTCATCTTGTGCCTGAAAAACCAGTGCAAGATTTAAAAGTGGGTATGAGTGTTCTATTTAAAATTAAAGAAGAAAAATAA